Proteins encoded within one genomic window of Sphingomonas cannabina:
- a CDS encoding phosphoglycerate kinase, translating into MTRPFKTLDDLGDVTAKRVLVREDLNVPMDGGTVTDDTRLRATIPTVTELADKGAIVIVLAHFGRPKGQRNPEMSLALVTKPYEQVLGRPVRFIDDQDAAEAIATMQPGDIGVLENTRFDPGEEKNAPETIDRLAALGDIYVNDAFSAAHRAHASTEGLAHKLPAYAGRQMEAELDALDKALGNPEHPVAAVVGGAKVSTKLDVLKHLVARVDHLIIGGGMANTFLAARGVDVGKSLAEHDLTGTAEEIMEAADRAGCTVHLPYDVVVAKEFKPNPPTRTVNVHEVAADEMILDIGPAATEALADVLKTCRTLVWNGPLGAFETPPFDTATVTLAKTAAALTKEGSLVSVAGGGDTVAALNQAGVAGQFSFVSTAGGAFLEWMEGKELPGVAALAR; encoded by the coding sequence ATGACCCGACCTTTCAAGACCCTCGACGATCTCGGCGACGTCACGGCCAAGCGCGTGCTGGTGCGCGAGGATCTGAACGTGCCGATGGACGGCGGCACGGTGACCGACGACACGCGGCTGCGCGCCACCATCCCGACCGTCACGGAGCTCGCCGACAAGGGCGCGATCGTGATCGTGCTCGCGCACTTCGGCCGGCCCAAGGGGCAGCGCAATCCCGAGATGTCTCTGGCGCTGGTCACCAAGCCCTATGAGCAGGTGCTGGGCCGCCCGGTGCGTTTCATCGACGACCAGGACGCGGCCGAGGCGATCGCGACGATGCAGCCCGGCGACATCGGCGTGCTCGAGAACACCCGTTTCGATCCCGGCGAGGAGAAGAACGCGCCCGAGACGATCGACCGCCTGGCAGCGCTCGGCGACATCTACGTCAACGACGCCTTCTCCGCCGCCCATCGTGCCCATGCCTCGACCGAAGGGCTGGCGCACAAGCTGCCCGCCTATGCCGGCCGGCAGATGGAGGCCGAGCTCGATGCGCTCGACAAGGCGCTCGGCAACCCTGAGCATCCGGTTGCGGCGGTGGTCGGCGGGGCGAAGGTCTCGACCAAGCTCGACGTGCTCAAGCATTTGGTGGCCAGGGTCGATCATCTCATCATCGGCGGCGGCATGGCCAACACCTTCCTCGCCGCGCGCGGCGTCGACGTCGGCAAGTCGCTGGCCGAGCACGACCTCACCGGCACCGCCGAGGAGATCATGGAGGCGGCCGACCGCGCCGGCTGCACCGTGCACCTGCCCTATGACGTGGTGGTGGCGAAGGAGTTCAAGCCTAACCCGCCGACCCGCACCGTCAACGTCCATGAGGTCGCCGCCGACGAGATGATCCTCGACATCGGCCCCGCCGCGACCGAGGCGTTGGCCGACGTGCTCAAGACCTGCCGCACCTTGGTGTGGAACGGCCCTCTCGGCGCGTTCGAGACGCCGCCGTTCGACACGGCGACCGTCACCCTGGCCAAGACCGCGGCGGCGCTCACCAAGGAAGGCTCGCTGGTCTCGGTCGCGGGCGGCGGCGATACTGTGGCTGCGCTCAACCAGGCCGGCGTCGCCGGCCAGTTCAGCTTCGTCTCGACCGCCGGCGGCGCGTTCCTCGAGTGGATGGAAGGGAAAGAGCTGCCCGGTGTGGCGGCGCTGGCGCGATGA
- a CDS encoding VOC family protein has product MITIQAIDHVVFRVVDLERVAAFYIDVLGARWEKKQEAVGLYQLRVGTALIDLVPIDGKLGSQGGAAPGREGRNVDHVCFRVLPWDGEAILAELAGHGIKAEIVSRYGAEGEGPSIYLTDPEGNNLELKGPPWAPVPR; this is encoded by the coding sequence ATGATCACGATCCAGGCCATCGACCACGTCGTGTTCCGCGTGGTCGACCTGGAGAGGGTGGCAGCCTTCTACATCGACGTGCTCGGCGCGCGCTGGGAGAAGAAGCAGGAGGCGGTCGGCCTCTATCAGCTGCGCGTCGGCACCGCGCTGATCGATCTGGTTCCGATCGACGGCAAGCTCGGCAGCCAGGGCGGCGCGGCTCCCGGCAGGGAGGGGCGCAACGTCGACCATGTCTGCTTCCGCGTGCTGCCGTGGGATGGAGAGGCGATCCTGGCGGAGCTCGCCGGGCATGGCATCAAGGCGGAGATCGTGTCGCGCTACGGCGCGGAAGGCGAGGGGCCGTCGATCTACCTCACCGACCCGGAAGGCAACAATCTCGAGCTCAAGGGACCGCCCTGGGCGCCGGTGCCGCGCTGA
- a CDS encoding DUF2842 domain-containing protein, producing the protein MFALLAYIAVWVVLVASFSGVIGALAWPLQLVIYLVAGIAWIAPLKPLLRWMETGRWRA; encoded by the coding sequence ATGTTCGCCCTGCTCGCCTATATCGCCGTCTGGGTGGTGCTGGTCGCCAGCTTCTCGGGCGTGATCGGCGCGCTCGCCTGGCCGCTGCAGCTGGTCATTTACCTCGTCGCCGGGATCGCCTGGATCGCGCCGCTGAAGCCGTTGCTGCGTTGGATGGAAACGGGCCGCTGGCGCGCCTGA
- a CDS encoding AI-2E family transporter, protein MRRDRLLAGLTLIAGVGLVVALPFALQAGSSFFLPTTAAIVVAIALVPLLEWLEEHHVPSGLAALICVLLFLIAANIALASIVVPAWQWVRVLPERIDKIQTNIAPVIDFYSNLEKLVNKTLRQMAEVPARQPVVAPTAPPRSVVELFATSAPSAFIEMFYGVLVVYFFLAGWTRTRRKWITSRTSFGGALATARVIQDVVDDTSAYLGTITAINVSLGLIVAAALYLIGMPTPLMWGGVVALLNYIPYFGPILAAALLALGGLMTFDDLWLALLPAAVMVGCHLLEANAVTPFIVGHRLTINPILILISLSFWGWVWGTPGALLAVPLLIIIQTILNAAGKPDIAGFLFEHGTLVHGESEGPRLRVKKGGETPVDRG, encoded by the coding sequence CTGCGGCGCGATCGCCTGCTCGCCGGACTCACGCTGATCGCCGGCGTCGGGCTCGTCGTCGCCTTGCCTTTCGCGCTCCAGGCGGGATCGTCGTTCTTCCTGCCCACCACCGCCGCGATCGTCGTCGCGATCGCGCTGGTGCCGTTGCTCGAATGGCTGGAGGAACATCATGTCCCCTCCGGCCTCGCAGCGCTGATCTGCGTGCTGCTGTTCCTGATCGCGGCCAATATCGCGCTCGCCTCGATCGTGGTGCCGGCGTGGCAATGGGTGCGGGTGCTTCCCGAGCGGATCGACAAGATCCAGACCAACATCGCGCCGGTGATCGATTTCTACTCGAACCTTGAGAAGCTGGTGAACAAGACGCTGCGCCAGATGGCGGAGGTCCCGGCCCGCCAGCCGGTGGTGGCGCCGACCGCGCCGCCGCGCTCGGTGGTCGAGCTGTTCGCGACCTCGGCGCCGTCGGCGTTCATCGAGATGTTCTACGGCGTGCTGGTGGTCTACTTCTTCCTGGCGGGCTGGACGCGGACGCGGCGCAAGTGGATCACCAGCCGCACCAGCTTCGGCGGCGCGCTCGCCACCGCGCGCGTGATCCAGGACGTGGTCGACGATACCTCCGCCTATCTCGGCACGATCACCGCGATCAACGTGTCGCTGGGGCTGATCGTCGCCGCGGCGCTCTATCTGATCGGGATGCCGACGCCGCTGATGTGGGGCGGCGTGGTCGCGCTGCTCAATTATATCCCCTATTTCGGGCCGATCCTGGCGGCGGCGCTGCTCGCGCTCGGCGGCCTGATGACCTTCGACGATCTGTGGCTGGCGCTGCTGCCGGCGGCGGTCATGGTCGGCTGCCACCTGCTCGAGGCGAATGCGGTGACGCCGTTCATCGTCGGGCACCGGCTGACCATCAACCCGATCCTGATCCTGATCTCGCTGAGCTTCTGGGGCTGGGTGTGGGGGACGCCGGGCGCGCTGCTCGCGGTCCCGCTGCTCATCATCATCCAGACGATCCTGAACGCCGCCGGCAAGCCCGACATCGCCGGATTCCTGTTCGAGCACGGTACGCTGGTGCACGGCGAGAGCGAGGGGCCGCGGCTGCGCGTGAAAAAAGGCGGCGAAACACCGGTTGACAGGGGGTAG
- a CDS encoding MOSC domain-containing protein, translated as MTGVLAGIARHAAPKAPMETLDRTDVSIEGGIAGDFRGGRKGGPYKRQVTLIERGDWHAAIAEVGASVPWQERRANLLVDGLDLPQAGGTRLRIGADVVLEVTAETEPCERMNALAPGLREALTPGWRGGVCAFVVAGGAIAVGDPIRIEP; from the coding sequence ATGACCGGCGTGCTCGCCGGCATCGCCCGCCACGCGGCACCCAAGGCGCCGATGGAGACGCTCGACCGCACCGATGTGTCGATCGAGGGCGGCATCGCCGGCGACTTCCGCGGCGGCAGGAAGGGCGGTCCGTACAAGCGCCAGGTGACGCTGATCGAGCGCGGCGACTGGCACGCGGCGATCGCCGAGGTCGGCGCGAGCGTTCCGTGGCAGGAGCGGCGCGCCAACCTGCTGGTGGACGGCCTCGACCTGCCGCAGGCCGGCGGCACGCGGCTGCGCATCGGCGCCGACGTGGTGCTTGAGGTCACCGCCGAGACCGAGCCGTGCGAGCGGATGAACGCGCTCGCGCCCGGACTTCGCGAGGCGCTGACGCCCGGCTGGCGCGGCGGCGTCTGTGCCTTTGTCGTCGCCGGCGGCGCGATCGCCGTCGGTGACCCGATCAGGATCGAACCATGA
- a CDS encoding FGGY family carbohydrate kinase has protein sequence MTDHLLVIDEGTTSTRAMLFAADGRCLAMAQEELEQHYPRPGWVEHDAAEIWAKSARCAAAMVERAGGAECIAAIGITNQRETVVFWDKRTGEPLAPAIVWQDRRTAGLCRRLKERGEEPGVQARTGLLLDPYFSGTKIAWAYDQWPQLREAGDRLAVGTVESWLVWKLTANETRGGLHVTDATNASRTLLMGLGSGQWDDGLTELFDVPRRALPEIVDCAGRFGTTALFGGEIPVSGLAGDQQAATIGQSCLAPGDSKGTFGTGAFVLTQYGARVPVSRNRLLATVAWQLGGRRAYALEGSVFVAGSLIKWLRDSLGLIATAEETAALAASVADNAGVYCVPALSGLGAPWWEPEARGSLSGLSFTATRAHIVRAALEAMAHQAHDLKTAFAADGADWSCLRIDGGMVANDWMAQDMADMLGIEVERPAFAETTGLGAAMLAGVGCGLFASLEEAAAMRGRVETFTPRLAEDERRARLDGWARAVRSVIEGAR, from the coding sequence ATGACCGACCACCTGCTCGTCATCGACGAAGGCACCACCTCCACCCGCGCGATGTTGTTCGCCGCCGACGGCCGCTGCCTCGCCATGGCGCAGGAGGAACTGGAGCAGCATTACCCCCGCCCCGGATGGGTCGAGCATGACGCAGCGGAGATCTGGGCCAAGAGCGCCCGCTGCGCCGCGGCGATGGTCGAGCGCGCCGGCGGGGCCGAGTGCATCGCCGCGATCGGCATCACCAACCAGCGCGAGACGGTCGTGTTCTGGGACAAGCGCACTGGCGAGCCGCTCGCGCCCGCGATCGTGTGGCAGGACCGGCGCACCGCCGGGCTCTGCCGCCGGCTCAAGGAGCGCGGCGAGGAACCGGGCGTGCAGGCGCGCACCGGCCTGCTGCTCGATCCCTATTTCTCGGGCACCAAGATCGCCTGGGCCTATGATCAATGGCCGCAGCTGCGCGAGGCCGGCGATCGGCTCGCGGTCGGGACGGTCGAGAGCTGGCTGGTCTGGAAGCTGACCGCCAACGAGACTCGCGGCGGCCTCCACGTCACCGACGCCACCAATGCCTCGCGCACGCTGCTGATGGGGCTCGGCAGCGGGCAATGGGACGACGGGCTCACCGAACTGTTCGACGTGCCGCGCCGGGCCTTGCCGGAGATCGTCGACTGTGCCGGCCGCTTCGGCACCACAGCGCTGTTCGGCGGCGAGATTCCGGTCTCAGGCCTCGCCGGCGACCAGCAGGCGGCGACGATCGGCCAGTCCTGCCTCGCGCCCGGCGACAGCAAGGGCACGTTCGGCACCGGCGCCTTCGTGCTCACCCAATATGGCGCGCGCGTGCCCGTCTCGCGCAACCGGCTGCTCGCCACGGTCGCCTGGCAGCTCGGCGGGCGGCGCGCCTATGCGCTGGAGGGATCGGTGTTCGTCGCCGGCAGCCTGATCAAATGGCTGCGCGACAGCCTGGGCCTGATCGCCACCGCGGAGGAGACGGCGGCGCTGGCCGCGAGCGTCGCGGACAATGCCGGCGTCTATTGCGTCCCCGCTCTCTCCGGCCTCGGCGCACCCTGGTGGGAGCCGGAGGCGCGCGGCAGCCTGTCCGGCCTGTCCTTCACCGCGACGCGTGCGCACATCGTCCGGGCGGCGCTGGAGGCGATGGCGCACCAGGCGCACGACCTCAAGACCGCCTTCGCCGCCGACGGCGCCGACTGGTCGTGCCTTCGCATCGACGGCGGCATGGTCGCCAACGACTGGATGGCGCAGGACATGGCCGACATGCTGGGGATCGAGGTCGAGCGGCCCGCGTTCGCCGAGACCACCGGGCTCGGCGCGGCGATGCTGGCGGGCGTCGGCTGCGGCCTGTTCGCGAGCCTCGAGGAGGCGGCGGCGATGCGCGGCAGGGTCGAGACCTTCACGCCCCGGCTGGCCGAGGATGAGCGGCGAGCGCGGCTCGACGGATGGGCGCGTGCGGTGCGAAGCGTGATCGAGGGAGCGCGCTGA
- a CDS encoding cell division protein ZapA — protein sequence MAEVQLIIGGRSHTVACRDGEEAELEALGRRLDRHADAAARAAGSAGGERMMLFIALMLADELAETERTRGDGDGNVAAVLQHIARRLESVATALENGPVQL from the coding sequence ATGGCCGAGGTCCAGCTCATCATCGGCGGCCGCAGCCACACCGTCGCCTGCCGCGACGGCGAAGAGGCCGAACTGGAGGCACTAGGCCGCCGGCTCGACCGCCACGCCGACGCCGCCGCCCGTGCGGCCGGATCGGCGGGCGGCGAACGGATGATGCTGTTCATCGCGCTGATGCTCGCCGACGAGCTCGCCGAGACCGAGCGGACGCGCGGCGACGGAGACGGAAACGTGGCCGCCGTGCTGCAGCATATCGCCAGGCGGCTCGAATCGGTCGCGACAGCCCTTGAGAACGGGCCCGTGCAGCTCTAG
- the tkt gene encoding transketolase, protein MDQIFTAQANAIRALSMDAVEAANSGHPGMPMGMADVATVLFTRYLKFDPADPKWPDRDRFVLSAGHGSMLIYSLLYLTGYARPTIEDIRNFRQLGSPCAGHPENFELPGVECTTGPLGQGLAMAVGMAIAERHLNAGFGDDLVDHRTWVIAGDGCLMEGVNHEAIGLAGHLKLGRLIVLWDDNKITIDGPTSLSTDEDIPARYAATGWHTVECDGHDPASIAAAFDAAIADPRPSLVRCRTIIGKGAPNKQGTSKTHGSPLGKDEVAAARVELGWTAAPFEVPEDVREAWLAAGKRGAEPRAEWENRLASSDKRAEFERRVAGDLPADTGIAGHIAKLFAEPQKVATRKASELALDALTVAVPELVGGSADLTGSNNTKTAATGPLTRDDYAGRYVYYGIREFGMGAAMNGMALHGGVIPYGGTFLVFSDYARPAIRLSALQRARVVYVMTHDSIGLGEDGPTHQPIEHLMSLRTIPNLEVWRPCDVVETAEAWAASLENEGGPSLLALTRQNLPQLRHDGEMLAAKGAYRLKAAEAERRVVLIATGSEVEIAVAVAARLEEAGVGADVVSMPCWSRFDAQSPDYRADILPQGPLRVSIEAGTTMGWERYTGLDGLRFGIDRFGASAPAEALYDYFGLTADKIAPQVLAKVKEWTA, encoded by the coding sequence ATGGATCAGATTTTCACCGCCCAGGCCAATGCCATCCGCGCCCTTTCGATGGATGCGGTCGAGGCGGCCAACTCCGGCCATCCCGGCATGCCGATGGGCATGGCCGACGTCGCGACGGTGCTGTTCACCCGCTATCTCAAGTTCGATCCCGCCGATCCCAAATGGCCGGACCGCGACCGTTTCGTGCTGTCGGCGGGGCATGGATCGATGCTGATCTATTCGCTGCTGTACCTGACCGGCTATGCGCGTCCCACCATCGAGGATATCCGCAATTTCCGGCAGCTCGGCAGCCCTTGCGCCGGCCATCCGGAGAATTTCGAGCTGCCGGGCGTCGAATGCACCACCGGGCCGCTGGGGCAGGGGCTGGCGATGGCCGTCGGCATGGCGATCGCCGAGCGGCACCTCAATGCCGGGTTCGGCGACGATCTGGTCGACCATCGCACATGGGTGATCGCTGGCGACGGATGCCTGATGGAGGGCGTCAACCATGAGGCGATCGGGCTTGCCGGGCATCTGAAGCTCGGCCGGCTGATCGTGCTGTGGGACGACAACAAGATCACCATCGACGGCCCGACCTCGCTGTCGACCGACGAGGACATCCCGGCGCGCTATGCCGCGACCGGCTGGCACACGGTCGAGTGCGACGGGCATGATCCGGCGAGCATCGCCGCCGCCTTCGACGCGGCGATCGCCGATCCGCGGCCGTCGCTGGTCCGCTGCCGCACGATCATCGGCAAGGGCGCGCCCAACAAGCAGGGCACCTCCAAGACCCATGGCTCGCCGCTGGGTAAGGACGAGGTCGCCGCGGCGCGGGTCGAGCTCGGCTGGACCGCGGCACCGTTCGAGGTGCCGGAGGACGTGCGCGAAGCCTGGCTCGCTGCCGGCAAGCGTGGTGCCGAGCCTCGCGCTGAATGGGAGAATCGGCTCGCAAGCTCCGACAAACGCGCGGAATTCGAGCGCCGGGTCGCGGGCGATCTTCCCGCCGATACCGGCATCGCCGGCCATATCGCCAAGCTGTTCGCCGAGCCGCAGAAGGTCGCGACGCGCAAGGCCTCCGAGCTGGCGCTGGACGCGCTCACCGTGGCGGTGCCCGAGCTGGTCGGCGGTTCGGCCGACCTCACCGGCTCCAACAACACCAAGACCGCCGCCACCGGTCCGCTGACCCGCGACGATTATGCCGGGCGCTATGTCTATTACGGCATCCGCGAGTTCGGCATGGGCGCGGCGATGAACGGCATGGCGCTGCACGGGGGCGTGATCCCCTATGGTGGCACCTTCCTGGTCTTCTCCGACTATGCCCGGCCGGCGATCCGCCTGTCGGCGCTCCAGCGGGCGCGCGTCGTCTATGTGATGACGCACGACTCGATCGGCCTCGGCGAGGACGGGCCGACGCACCAGCCGATCGAGCATCTCATGTCGCTGCGCACGATCCCGAACCTGGAGGTGTGGCGCCCCTGCGACGTGGTCGAGACCGCCGAGGCCTGGGCGGCGAGCCTGGAGAACGAGGGCGGCCCGTCGCTGCTCGCGCTCACCCGGCAGAACCTGCCGCAGCTTCGCCACGACGGCGAGATGCTGGCGGCGAAGGGCGCCTATCGCCTGAAAGCCGCCGAGGCGGAGCGCAGGGTGGTGCTGATCGCCACCGGCTCGGAGGTCGAGATCGCCGTCGCGGTCGCCGCCAGGCTTGAAGAGGCGGGCGTGGGTGCCGATGTGGTGTCCATGCCCTGCTGGTCGCGCTTCGACGCGCAATCGCCCGACTATCGTGCCGACATCCTGCCCCAAGGCCCGCTCCGCGTGTCGATCGAGGCTGGAACGACGATGGGATGGGAACGCTATACCGGCCTCGATGGGCTGCGTTTCGGCATCGACCGCTTCGGTGCCTCGGCGCCGGCGGAGGCGCTCTACGATTATTTCGGACTGACGGCGGACAAGATCGCGCCCCAGGTCCTCGCCAAAGTGAAGGAGTGGACGGCATGA
- a CDS encoding MFS transporter, which yields MHTPQQHQLSPALTLLMAVGCGVMVANLYYAQTLIEMIAPDVGLSPAVAGGIVTLTQLGYGLGLALIVPLSDIVENKRLVIVATVGAVLGSIGVAAAGNAGLFLLASLIVGTCSVGVQVLIPFAAHLSSHERQGRTIGMVMSGLLTGIMLARPVAGFIAAVAGWRAVFVVSAIAMAAIGAVLAAKLPQRRPAVRMSYGAILASSFGTFGRYRQLRLRTAYQSLLFLAFNLFWTAAPLTLYREFGASHAEVALFALAGAGGALAAPIAGHLADQGKLKATTFAALLLLTLSFLAADLVVAAGSVIAFAVTAVLIDAAVQLNQITGQRIIFGLAPEARGRINAAYMTVMFLIGAMGSLIGSASYERGGWGLSALIGAGIGAVLLALFLTFDRRADA from the coding sequence ATGCACACGCCGCAACAACATCAGCTCTCGCCCGCCCTCACCCTGCTGATGGCGGTCGGCTGCGGCGTGATGGTCGCCAATCTCTATTATGCCCAGACGCTGATCGAGATGATCGCGCCCGATGTCGGCCTGTCGCCGGCGGTCGCGGGCGGCATCGTCACGCTGACGCAGCTCGGCTACGGGCTCGGGCTGGCGCTGATCGTGCCGCTGTCGGACATCGTCGAGAACAAGCGGCTGGTGATCGTCGCCACCGTCGGCGCCGTGCTGGGAAGCATCGGCGTGGCCGCCGCGGGGAATGCCGGGCTGTTCCTGCTGGCATCGCTGATCGTCGGCACCTGCTCGGTCGGCGTGCAGGTGCTGATCCCGTTCGCCGCGCACCTCAGCAGCCATGAGCGGCAGGGGCGCACGATCGGCATGGTGATGAGCGGCCTCTTGACCGGCATCATGCTGGCGCGGCCGGTGGCGGGCTTCATCGCCGCGGTCGCGGGCTGGCGCGCGGTGTTCGTCGTCTCGGCGATCGCGATGGCGGCGATCGGCGCGGTGCTGGCGGCGAAGCTGCCGCAGCGCCGGCCGGCGGTGCGGATGAGCTATGGCGCGATCCTGGCCTCGAGCTTCGGGACCTTCGGCCGCTATCGCCAGCTGAGGCTGCGCACCGCCTATCAGTCGCTGCTGTTCCTGGCCTTCAACCTGTTCTGGACCGCCGCGCCACTCACCCTCTACCGGGAGTTCGGCGCGAGCCACGCCGAGGTGGCATTGTTCGCCCTCGCCGGCGCCGGCGGCGCGCTGGCGGCCCCGATCGCCGGACACCTCGCCGACCAGGGCAAGCTCAAAGCGACCACCTTCGCGGCGCTGCTGCTGCTCACCCTCTCCTTCCTCGCCGCGGACCTGGTCGTGGCGGCGGGCAGCGTCATCGCCTTCGCCGTGACGGCGGTGCTGATCGACGCGGCGGTGCAGCTCAACCAGATCACCGGCCAGCGCATCATCTTCGGCCTCGCGCCCGAGGCGCGCGGACGGATCAATGCCGCCTACATGACGGTGATGTTCCTGATCGGCGCGATGGGCTCGCTGATCGGCTCCGCGAGCTACGAGCGCGGAGGCTGGGGCCTGTCGGCGCTGATCGGTGCCGGGATCGGCGCCGTGCTGCTGGCGCTGTTCCTGACGTTCGACCGCCGCGCCGACGCTTGA
- the gap gene encoding type I glyceraldehyde-3-phosphate dehydrogenase yields the protein MTVKVAINGFGRIGRLVARAMLERGDTGLELVSINDLADAKSNAWLFSRDSVHGKYPGEVAADGNDLIIDGKRIHVTAERDPAKLPHAANGIDLVLECTGFFTDRESAQKHIDAGAKKVLISAPAKGADLTVVYGVNHDKLTAEHTIVSNASCTTNCLAPVAKVMNDSIGIERGLMTTVHAYTNDQKILDQIHKDLRRARAAAMSIIPTTTGAARAVGEVLPELKGKLDGSSVRVPVPDGSLIDLTFTPKRDTTKEEVNAILKAAAESGPLKGVLVYSEDPLVSVDIVHTPASSTVDSLETAVIEGKLVRVVSWYDNEWGFSNRMVDTAGAMAKLM from the coding sequence ATGACGGTGAAGGTTGCGATCAACGGTTTCGGACGCATTGGCCGCCTCGTCGCGCGCGCGATGCTGGAGCGCGGCGACACGGGGCTGGAGCTGGTCTCGATCAACGACCTCGCCGACGCCAAGTCGAACGCCTGGCTGTTCAGCCGCGATTCGGTCCACGGCAAGTATCCGGGCGAGGTCGCGGCCGACGGCAACGACCTGATCATCGACGGCAAGCGCATCCACGTCACCGCCGAGCGCGATCCCGCCAAGCTGCCGCACGCGGCCAACGGCATCGACCTGGTGCTGGAGTGCACCGGCTTCTTCACCGACCGCGAGAGCGCGCAGAAGCACATCGACGCGGGCGCCAAGAAGGTGCTGATCTCGGCGCCGGCCAAGGGCGCGGACCTGACCGTCGTCTATGGCGTCAACCACGACAAGCTCACGGCCGAGCACACGATCGTCTCCAACGCCTCGTGCACCACCAACTGCCTGGCGCCGGTCGCCAAGGTGATGAACGATTCGATCGGCATCGAGCGTGGCCTGATGACCACGGTCCATGCCTATACCAACGACCAGAAGATCCTCGACCAGATCCACAAGGACCTGCGCCGCGCCCGCGCCGCCGCCATGTCGATCATCCCCACCACCACCGGCGCCGCCCGCGCGGTGGGCGAGGTGCTGCCGGAGCTGAAGGGCAAGCTCGACGGATCGTCGGTGCGCGTGCCGGTGCCGGACGGCAGCCTGATCGACCTCACCTTCACCCCCAAGCGCGACACGACCAAGGAAGAGGTCAACGCGATCCTCAAGGCCGCGGCGGAGAGCGGGCCGCTCAAGGGCGTGCTGGTCTATTCGGAGGACCCGCTGGTCTCGGTCGACATCGTCCATACGCCGGCGTCGTCGACCGTCGACAGCCTGGAGACGGCGGTGATCGAGGGCAAGCTCGTCCGCGTCGTCAGCTGGTACGACAATGAATGGGGCTTCTCCAACCGCATGGTCGACACCGCGGGCGCGATGGCGAAGCTGATGTAA
- a CDS encoding TlpA family protein disulfide reductase, whose amino-acid sequence MLAPNFELKLIDGSKVTLDELRGNVIVLNFWATWCVPCREELPLLDRYYDLQRSHGLKVFAITTEGSVPLYKLKPLFAKMTIPSARGIKGPYGSLGGVPTNFVIGRDGRVRYAKAGAFNLDALNAILVPLLKEPVPAS is encoded by the coding sequence ATGCTCGCACCGAACTTCGAGCTCAAGCTGATCGACGGCAGCAAGGTGACGCTCGACGAGCTGCGCGGCAACGTCATCGTGCTCAACTTCTGGGCGACCTGGTGCGTGCCGTGCCGAGAAGAGCTGCCGCTGCTCGACCGCTATTACGATCTCCAGCGCTCGCACGGCCTCAAGGTGTTCGCGATCACCACCGAAGGATCGGTGCCGCTCTACAAGCTCAAGCCTTTGTTCGCGAAGATGACGATCCCTTCGGCGCGCGGCATCAAGGGCCCCTACGGCTCGCTCGGCGGCGTGCCGACCAACTTCGTGATCGGCCGCGACGGCCGCGTGCGCTATGCCAAGGCCGGGGCCTTCAACCTGGATGCGCTCAACGCGATCCTGGTGCCGCTGCTCAAGGAGCCGGTGCCGGCGAGCTGA
- a CDS encoding 5-formyltetrahydrofolate cyclo-ligase, with protein MSDEKRALRARMRAERDAFAMASDAVIAPPPEYLARLAPGVIVASYVPMGSEADPSPLAAAARAAGATLALPHVVDRRGELRFFPWRDGDPLHPGPFGLRQPACNGEELAPAIILTPLVAFDDSLNRLGQGAGHYDRAFARYPDAWRLGIAWSVQRLLAIDTDPWDVPLHAVVTEQGLLP; from the coding sequence ATGAGCGACGAGAAGCGCGCCCTGCGCGCCCGGATGCGCGCCGAGCGCGACGCCTTCGCGATGGCGAGCGACGCGGTGATCGCGCCGCCGCCCGAATATCTCGCGCGGCTGGCACCGGGCGTGATCGTCGCATCCTACGTCCCGATGGGCAGCGAAGCGGACCCAAGCCCGCTCGCCGCCGCCGCCCGAGCCGCCGGCGCCACGCTGGCGCTGCCGCATGTCGTCGACCGGCGGGGCGAGCTGCGTTTCTTCCCCTGGCGGGACGGCGACCCGCTCCACCCCGGCCCGTTCGGCCTGCGCCAGCCCGCCTGCAACGGCGAGGAGCTGGCGCCCGCGATCATCCTGACCCCGCTGGTCGCCTTCGACGATTCGCTCAACCGACTGGGCCAGGGCGCCGGCCACTATGACCGCGCCTTCGCCCGCTATCCCGACGCGTGGCGGCTCGGCATCGCCTGGTCGGTGCAGCGCCTGCTCGCGATCGACACCGATCCCTGGGACGTGCCGCTCCACGCGGTCGTCACCGAACAAGGACTGCTGCCGTGA